In Melospiza melodia melodia isolate bMelMel2 chromosome 20, bMelMel2.pri, whole genome shotgun sequence, a single genomic region encodes these proteins:
- the ESS2 gene encoding splicing factor ESS-2 homolog, with protein sequence MEAMPVPPASPAALVPAPAAGPVAVTGKEVVSPAARHQKKILDEETYIESLEKIIQRDFFPDVEKLRAQKDYLEAEENGDLEKMRQIAIKFGSSLNKSSRDTPAPYVTPATFETPEVHPGGLPVGNKSKAGIKTAEEGEAEKDDKDALPSLDTFLAKHTSEDNASFEQIMEVAKEKEKVKHAWLYSAEEEYTRRQNENLALPSAEQQALENVKAGLDTWEYTARNTLMYYPTGVPDESEVFKKPREVVHRNTRFVKDPFSQAVSKSQLQQAAALNAQYKQGKVGPDGKELIPQDSPKVNGYGFVATPSPAPGVNESPFMTWGEIESTPLRLEGSERPYVDRTPGPAFKILEPGRRERLGLKMANEVAAKNRAKKQEALRKVTENLASLTPKGLSPAMSPALQRLVNRTASKYTDKALRASYTPSPAHTGTPGYKTPASGPQTPQSTPQSRTVSQTPVSQDTTSITDNLLQLPKRRKASEFF encoded by the exons ATGGAGGCGATGCCGGTGCCCCCCGCCTCTCCCGCCGCTCTGGTGCCGGCTCCCGCCGCGGGCCCCGTCGCCGTGACGGGGAAGGAGGTGGTGTCGCCGGCCGCGAGGCACCAGAAGAAGATCCTGGATGAGGAGACCTACATCGAG AGCTTGGAGAAAATCATCCAGCGGGACTTTTTTCCTGATGTGGAGAAGCTGCGAGCACAGAAGGACTATCTGGAGGCTGAGGAGAATGGAGACTTGGAGAAAATGAGACAAATTGCTATCAAGTTTGGCTCTTCCTTGAACAAATCGTCAAGGGACACACCTGCACCCT ATGTTACCCCAGCCACGTTTGAAACCCCAGAAGTGCATCCAGGTGGCCTTCCAGTGGGAAATAAATCTAAAGCTGGCATCAAGACTGCAGAGGAAG GAGAAGCAGAGAAGGATGATAAGGATGCTCTTCCCAGCCTGGACACGTTCCTGGCCAAGCACACGAGTGAGGACAACGCCTCCTTTGAGCAGATCATGGAGGTggccaaggagaaggagaaggtcaAGCACGCCTGGCTGTACAGTGCAGAGGAGGAGTACACCCGG CGACAAAATGAAAACCTGGCACTTCCTTCAGCTGAGCAGCAAGCTCTGGAGAATGTGAAAGCTGGGCTGGATACCTGGGAATACACAGCTCGAAACACCCTCATGTATTATCCCACAG GTGTGCCTGATGAGAGTGAAGTTTTTAAGAAGCCCAGGGAAGTTGTGCACCGAAACACACGTTTTGTGAAGGACCCTTTTAGCCAAGCTGTGAGCAAATCACAGCTCCAACAAGCTGCAGCCCTCAATGCTCAG TACAAACAGGGCAAAGTGGGACCTGATGGGAAAGAGCTGATACCCCAAGATTCTCCAAAAGTGAATGGGTATGGATTTGTGGCTACCCCCTCTCCTGCCCCAG GTGTGAATGAGTCACCTTTTATGACATGGGGTGAAATTGAAAGCACCCCTTTACGTCTGGAAGGGTCAGAAAGACCTTACGTGGACAGAACTCCTGGCCCAGCTTTCAAG ATCCTGGAGCCTGGACGCCGTGAGAGGTTGGGACTGAAGATGGCCAATGAAGTGGCAGCTAAAAACCGAGCAAAGAAGCAGGAGGCACTTCGAAAAGTGACAGAAAACCTGGCCAG CCTTACTCCAAAAGGACTAAGCCCAGCAATGTCACCAGCTTTGCAAAGACTTGTAAACAGGACTGCAAGTAAATACACGGACAAAGCCCTGCGAGCCAGCTACACCCCCTCGCCAGCCCACACAGGAACTCCTGGGTACAAGACCCCAGCCAGTGGGCCTCAAACCCCCCAGAGCACCCCACAGTCTAGGACAGTATCTCAGACACCAGTATCTCAGGATACCACATCCATCACGGACAATTTGCTGCAGCTTCCCAAAAGAAGAAAGGCATCTGAATTCTTCTGA